GATGAGAGCTAGTTGCATCTGTCTTACTTTGTGTGCAAGACTTGACGGGTCTGTTTTCATCTGTTCATGATGTGTTgtgcaaaatgaagaaatacatatgtgctgaaaatacacttttttttttaattatgtgaaGTTGTTAATCTGTTTCTTCACAGAAACAAGTTGTTTCCCGAGTCAGTCATCAGAAACATGATGTATCAGATATTACAAGGGCTAGCTTTTATCCATAAACACGGTAGGTTTCATATTAGAGTTTAACTGTGTAGCACTTTTTTTAGAAAGTAAGATAATGCACAGGAACAAAAGTATCTAGCAAAGGCTATTAAttatctgtaataaaaattattcttaccTGTTTCAAGTATGGTGCATTTTTAAACCACACCTGAagttacattttgttttcctatattcagattttcctctttctttttgaaagcgTTGGGTactgttcatgcactgttcagtactttttttccaccttaGTTACCAGATGAATAAACAAACTAAAGCAACTTGTATGCTGTGCTATACtatgcatttctgtttcctcaAAAAGATCTATTTAAGGAGCATTTATGATATACTTTACAGATGGCAGTTTCTCCTGTCTTGAGATGCTAAAACTAATATGATACCCTATATctaaaacaatattaaaataacttgTTCACGAAGAAATTCAAACAGTCTCTTTATCAAATACAACCtggatttaaatattttaagagatgGGACTTTTCTAGGAATTACAAGCACAGTCTAAATAAGAGGTGCTTTGTGCTCACAACAACAACAAGTTTTACAGCATTTACAAAACTTTAATACTCATGTTTAATATCCGTCTGCAAACTGCATTCTGAAGTACTGGTATTAAGCTCCTTTGCATTTAGAAAAGTAGTAATTTACTTTCTTGCTCAACTCTTTTATTTCATACTTGTCCTTCACATCACATTGGTATCCTTAAAACTTTCgaaagacaacaaaaatattaactgaAGATGAAATAAGAAACAATGTTCCCAGTGATCTCGGGCTTTCATGTACCCTGCTGAAGCCTGTTGATGAATTCAGATAAATAATTAGTTCTGTTCAGTACTACCAAATACCCAGAAATTGCCATTTCATGTCTTTCTGATCAAGATCATATATTGTTCTCTGATTATTAGTatcctgttttccttcctcatttctacatgaaataaatgagaaaattagaatttaagaaaaactgCCATTTCTAAGTTAcaatatttaacattttgttttgacCATAAGTGTTTGGGAATGACGGATATGATAAATTtgaacatttacattttactaATAATTTCAGCCAATTTCTTACCGTGGTCATCAATTTCTGCATGCAGAAACTGAATGCTTTATTGTAGCAAGTGGATTTCAATCAAATCTATCTATATTCTAACAAATTGTGTGTACCAATTAAACAGCAGAATTGATTTGCTTAGCAACTTAATTGCTGTCCAGGTATATAGGTGCTCAAGCCGGCAGCAAGCATCAAACAAACTTCGTGTGCCTGCATTACTAGTATTGGCATTCCTGAGCAGAATTTTGATGTGTTTTATATGTCTGTGTCTGAAAATTGTTGTCACAATGATTAAAAAACTAGTTAAAAATCATTCAAGGAATTTTATAAATCAAGTGTGTCAGATGCTCGATTTTCCATTATCCAAAACTGACAAAGCAGTTGTAGTTTTTGCAAAAGATTTCAGTCTGAAATTGGTTTGCTATTTGATGTTGCTGCAATAGCCAATTCATTTTCAGTTTACATTTGTTAATTTAAGAGCACTTGGTGTAATAATCACTGGAGGAAAAATGTGTGTGCTTGTTGGGGGAAGGGTTACTGTTCTTTTATgttgaattgaaaaaaaaccaaaaaaaaccaacaaaaaaaacccctatattcTTCCAAAACATCCCAAAGTAAATTTTGGATTATTCTATTAGAGGTTGCTGTTTAAGAAGTGAGGACAAGATaatttgctgttcttttctgtCTGGTCTTCTACAGGATTTTTTCATAGAGATATGAAGCCTGAAAACCTTCTCTGTATTGGACCAGAACTTGTGAAAATAGCAGATTTTGGTTTGGCTAGAGAACTAAGGTCTCAGCCACCTTATACAGATTATGTTTCTACCAGGTGGTAAGTATATTAAGAAGTTAATACTTTATCTTAATTAATTACCTTTCTCTTACTATTTTAGTTtatctgttatttctttccatcCTCATAGGTACCGTGCTCCTGAAGTTTTGCTAAGATCATCTATTTATAGTTCACCTATTGATATGTGGGCAGTTGGCAGCATAATGGCTGAATTATACACACTAAGACCTCTTTTCCCAGGCACAAGTGAAGTAGATGAAATCTTCAAAATTTGCCAAGTATTAGGGACTCCAAAGAAGGTAAGACTTAGAAAAACTCacatgaatgtattttaaaagaaagttaaataaaattattataaaacatTGAATGTTATCTCTCTTTCAGAACATACATATAAATTATTGGTTTAGTAAGTTTCCTGCAGCCTTAGGGTTTTCTCAACAGTATTTCTCTCAAGCTTCCATTAAGGCATGTAATGCTAGTCTGTTGTTGTATATTAGCATCTGCTATATGTCATACCATTATGTGTAGCCTTGCTCTCCTTTGATGAAAGACAGataaaattgtttaatttaGTTTTTTGAAGCTATGCAtattggaaagaaaatcagaagtcTCCTAGGATTTCATTTTGCCACAGccaatttgctttcttttcctgaaagtgTAACTCTTCTAGGCTGGCACCCAGAATTTGGAGCTTGTAGAAGATAGAATAAATAAGacaaattatgtttttcttacttttaaagCATAAAGGAAACATTTGATCTCAAACACAGATCTCTCATAAATATTATTAGCAATAAAAAGTAATGCAGGGAAATGTGCAGTATTTTAGAGaggaaacaattattttctggACAGCCTAAATACTATTTAAACTTACAAGGAAGGTTTGGGTAGTGTGTATAAAAATGTATGCAGTTATATTTACTTCAGCTAAAAAGTTGTTTTAGCAAATGGATATATGAACATGCAATAAAAGAATAAGCTTACCTTCAAAATTCTGAATAAATTGAAAAAAGCCCCATATAATAAAAGTATTCTTTGGAGAATAATGTAAGAGATGGCAGATGTGTATCAGTACTTTATGGGCGCAAACATAACTTGGTGAAATAACTGAACAGAGAGTATCTAGATCTGGAAAACCTAAGGTTGGGAGAGAAAAACATCAATTTCATTAGTGTTCTAATGATACAAAATATAGCATAATTCTTGTCCAGCAAAGGACCTGTTATCAATAAAGAagtgaggaacagaaaacagaaatagattAAGCTTAGCTAGGAACATGCAGAGCTTTAAGTGGTGGAAAAGCGTCCAAGAGAACATACTGAGAAACAGGTGCAAACTCATGACAGAGCACAGAGTAAAAGGTCAGAGGTGGAGAGTTACAGATGATATGTTGTGGAAGTGAAAATTGAGTCTAGAGGACTAAGTGAAAATTGCTATGATGTGTAAAACAGTGCTTGCTATGACAATTGTGCATCAGAAATAATGTGTAGTATGGGCAGTATTTAAGACTTGAGTTTTCAAACACATATGTTAAGTTTTTTGAGCAGCTCACAAGTCTAGGATAGTAAGAAGAACATTTTGATGTATATTAAGAATATCTGTGAAAGAGCAACATGCTAGCTTCTGGAACATTTTCAACGTATAACATAACCAAGTTCTGGAAGTGCAGGGAGATCAGAGAGATTTTCACTGTGTGTAGGAGCAGAGCAGCGCTGAGCTGACTGCTGTGGTTCTTCTCTAACCTTGTAAGTAGTTAACAGAAGCAAATCATAACTATTTACACTCTGTCGTTCCCTGACTAGCAAGCTGATTGCttgggaaagcagagagcaTTACCAGCTgagtatttcagagaaaactgtaGTCTCTCCTAAAGACCCTAAGGGTTAGACTGTAAGTCAGCCTTCTAGGATCAGGAAGCTGTAATTAGTTCCTTTGTGCCCCCTGTCATCTGCTGGGCAGACTTGGGAATTTTATCTCCTTACAATAATGCTAAGGCATTCTTCAGGGAGATCACTGTGTAAGAAAAGTACTTAAATATTATGATAGGAATTATTGCAACAAATGATGCATTTGTTACAAGTGAAGTACTGTTCTGCATTCTGAAAAACATAAGCAGTTATTTTAATAGTCTGGTTTTACAGATAGTTTtacaaatagtatttttttttcagacacacattttcatttattccgTTATCCTGCAATAAGGAATTACAGGAATTATGCCCAGAAGCTACCTTCATTCCAATTTGCCTTCCTTTGTTTAAGTCCGTAATACCATACTAATGACTTATGTGAGTTTGGGTTTTGTAAATAGTGacaggcaaaataaaatttattttataaatgaagttgctttatttataaaatagttGCACTGTTTATAAATACATTGCACCATTCAAGTACTGGCAGTGATGGTGTGCTTGTAGTATGCCAATTCAATGAAAAAGGTGATGACCATCTGAAAAGGAGAGattaatgaaatgcattttcattagTCGAAGGTTGGCAATGGCACTTTAAATAAttccaaattcatttttttataaattgaaatgtatttttcattttttgcacTTGTACTATTTTCACCCTATCCCTGTACTTCACCAGTTCAACACACAGCCCTTGCTACTTCATTCTAAATTGTTCCTTTATCACTACCTCTGGCAGACAGGATGGCACCAACTCCAATAAAAGAGGGCGATGCAGCGGAGGAGGAAAGAGTCTATCTCCattaatttaaatgaacaaaTTATTCTCTGAGGTGGAATAGGAAGTCACTTGAAGTCTTGAGACTTATTCGAACCAGACGTGGTTTATAATTATATTTGAGTTCTTTGATTACCATAGACTGTTTTAACAGAGCTAAAACCGTTGTACATAAAAAGGTGAGTAATAGCTAACATGGTATCTTAAGACCAAATTCTATCAAATCAATCCAATTTACTCCTGTAGCAGTGTAACAAGCATTGCGTATAGAGGAGAAGCACTAATATCATACGTTATCTTCAGTAAGGTTTCTGATGCTGTCCCTCATAACATTCTCATCAGCATATTTATATGAACAAACTGCACGGTGAGTGCATACCTGTTTTGAAAGCCTTATTCAGAGACTAAGCTTTACTGGTTAGCATTCAAAATGAAAGATTGAATAGGACTCTTGAGTGGCTCTGCATctgatgaaattttaaaattgtattaaagGCCTTCTGATGGAATAGATTTTACTTCCTAAGTTGGTAGATAGCAGGCTGGGAAGGACTGAGTATGTTAGAAGACAAGATTAGAATTCagtttctttataaaattaatagttaaaaaaaaaaaaattctttagtaGTGTGTAGAGTGCTGTACTTAGGCAGAAATAATCAATCGCATAAATATCTGGGGATAACTATCCAGCTAGGACATCTGGTAGAAGAGGATGTAGTGCATTGTATGTCAACAGTATTTTGTTGCAACAAACACCATACCAGTGTCTAGAGAAGGGAGTATTGTCCACTGACACGTGAACTAATCCTTCTGTTCCACTTGCTGTATTACATCCAGTTTAAAGTTTTGCctttcaagagagaaaaatcacgagtccagagaagaaaaacttaaaaagccTAGACCCAGGAGTTCAATTGTTTGGGTTCCTTTAGCCTACACAAAGGAAGACcggaataaaaaagaaatgtatcttCTAATGTATAAAAAGGCTGTTctagagagaagaaagaaatagtcCTTCTTGGTATCCGTGGATGATAGCACACTCAGCAATGGTCTTTTATTGTCATAAGAGAAACCTACGGTTTTCTAATCTAGAGGATAATTAAGCACTGGAATAGACTGTTTAGAGCAGTTGTGGAGTGCCAGCAACTGGAAGCTTTTTGAGACTTAACACCTGTCAGGCAGGGACAAGGACATGGACTAGATGATTTCTTGAGGTCTTTGATAATCCTATGGTTCTGTATTCAAACAATGCAATTATCAAGCAATGAAGGAATTCAGGGTTTACTTTTGGAAagttaactctttttttttttgagtgtttttcttctggtgGTCATGgtgctttttctgttgcaaTAGCATCTAGTTGTAATTTAATCATTGACTATCTTAAAGGTGGAATCAGTGGTGTATTGTATAGGCTGCATCATGGTTACACAACCATAGTATGCTGGATAGAAAGGCCTCAGCTCTACTATTCCCATAAAGAAGGTATGTTGAAGCCAGGTGTTTGAGTTCGTTTCTGTAGTAGATGGGATGTTCTGTACTGCTCCTGGTACTGCTGCGCTCTTGTTCAGATAGAATATGTCCAAGTAGGGTTTCCACAATGATGGTTCCACCTTTACCTACAGGAGAGTTTGAGAAGGACTGCCATTGGAGACTGATGCTGCATTCACTGGTGTCGTAATAATTGTAATGGAAAACAGGAATGCCTGTTTTCCACTATATAGGAAGGAGCTACGCAGATGAAGTGTGGCTCAAGatgcataaaattaaatttgatcTAATACATCAAAGGTACATagtctttgttctttttttggtactcatttttctttcctttgaaacagAGTGACTGGCCAGAAGGGTACCATcttgcttctgccatgaatttCCGTTTCCCACAATGTGTCCCTATAAGCCTAAAAACTCTCATCCCAAATGCAAGTAATGAAGCAATACAGCTTATGAGTGATATGTTGAACTGGAATCCGAAGAAGAGACCTACAGCAAGTCAGGTCTGAGCACCTGAATGACTAAGTATAAGACTGAATTTTCTTGCATTGCTAAAAAATTGTAGATACAGAAACCAATTGATTGTCATAACACTGATGGCCAGAGAAATGTCTCCTCATTTTGAATGCTTTGGTGGGAATGAGACTGAGTAGTGAGGAAAGAAAGTTCTAAACCTGGCTCAGCACACTTCATAAACTCTTTCGTTATTTCTGCAATGTTGTCTTCTGTATTGGCACATTCTAAAACTTTCTCTGTATAGGATAGAGAAAAATTGGGGCAGCAAGTTTCCTGAATTGTAACTTTAAGtcacctctgctgctttcttgttCCTCCCCCATCTGTACAAAGGGGGATATTGAAAAttaagctttgcttttttgtgaAGCTGCAGATGGAATGCAGTATGAAAGAGCTAAGGATTAGTTTTACTTGGAGATGGGATGTAAACTGTACTAAGTCATAAGGAAAGAACTTTGTGAAGAACATACCAATAGGTCACAAAGGTCACAGTTAAaattaaagttaatttttaaaaacgtATTTCAAGTACCAAAGATGGTTACattctactgatttttttttatttttttttagtattcatACCTAATGCAATCCTCTTTAGAAGGTATAAAAGGGGAATAcaattgtgaaagaaaaaggacataTTGCAGGTTATCCTAGGTGGATGTAATGTAAGTGATTCAGAAGTGGTTAAGCAAATGGAACCAAATACAGCAACcgtttctttcttctttataaaGTATATCTATTGTTACAGTCACTGAGATCTAACTGTAGTCCGGTGCTATACATCCCTACATAGAATACTGCATGGTGCTTTATGAAAGCAAATAACCAGCTTTTGCCCAAATGAGTTGTCAaggaagcagctgcagcagttgtGTAATCCACAGCCAAAAGGGAGAGTTTAATGCATATAAATGGAAATGTGTACAAAGGCAGCAATTCTCAAGTGCAGCTGAGGCAAAACATCTCTTTGAGAACTAACAAGAGTAGGATCCTACACAGAAGAAGTAGCAGAATGTGTTGTTTTGACACAGGAGGAGCTGTGGTGGTAAGATATGTCCATGCTGTGTGTCTAGTGGTGGATATGAAAAGgtcagagaaaaagaatgaaatacacATCTGCCTGAAGACGGACACTGGAGTTTCCTAATAAACACCATGAAGGCCCAGCAACCACAGTTAATgtacttaaaagcaaaacaaaaacagggAAAGCTGGTgataagaaaatgaaggagaaactTTGCTCATTAACATCCTCTAATTGTAAAACCCAGTAATATTAAATggcaatcatttaaaaaaaaaaaaaaaaagccgttCATCAAGTTCCCAAAACATAGTTAGCAGTGGCAACATGTAATAAATCATGTGGTAAAGGTAGTGGAGACTACCTGTTTTAAGACTGAAATTTGTTACTGCATGAATGTAGAATGGTGTTGAATGTAAAATGCACCTCAAAACAAAGACTCCGCAAAACCTAGAAgtaaaggagggaaagaaaggacatgACTGCTGTAACATGTACAAGTGGATCCATCTTACTAAATTATATTATGGGAAGAgtttaaaatgcagaactgaCAGTTATCAATACACACTGTTTACATATGATCTCATTATGCATCCATCTTGCATCTGTGCTGTAGAGCTTGCTCAAATGCTTCAGAAACCTGCCTAGATCCTTGACGAGGTTACCAAAGTCAactttttgaagtaaaattagTGTATCTTCTTCTCTAGGCTTTGAAGTACCCTTACTTTCAAGTTGGCCAGGTTCTAGGACCTCCTCCACAGTATCTGGAGAAGCAGATGCCTATTAAACCAGTTCAGCCGACAGAGCCAAAGCCAGCTTTACCAAAACTGGAAGCTATATCCAAGCCAGAACCTCTGTCTTCACCTGATGTCCCTGACAAAACACAGCCACAACCCCTGTCAAAGGTTAACCACCAGCCTCTCCAGCAAATTCAGTTGCCTCAGAATACAGCTAACCAGCAAGTaccaaaacagcagcagcagcaacaggcacAACCATTTTTTCCAGCTATTAATAAAATCTCATCACCGGTAAGTTTTCTTCAATAAATACTTGGgtggttttattaaaaattcttaCTATATTCAACCAAGCGATCCCTTGAAAATTGTCATACTTTTTATTAGAGGGCATACAGATAGATAAAATTAGGGACTAATTAAGAATATAACTGGCCACTTACTGAAATTTTACAGCAAATTAGAAGAATAGATTGCTAGTAACAACAATGTATGTTCACTTATAATAGCCTTTACTGACATGCTTATGTAGTAATGTAGTTATGACAGCTATCGTTTATTGACCTTGGAGAAACTATTCACAAAAATATTGTTAGTATATAATAGAGAAGTGGAAAGGGAGAGCTCCGCTTGCCTCAAGCAGGAAAATACCTGAGAAAGTCCATCCAATTCCTAAGCTTGTAAGAATTTAACAAGTAAGATTTTTAGCAAGATGAATATTAAACTTTGGTTTGTaatcttcattttgctttccactTATACTCACTGAACTACAATaaagtatgttaaaaataatagatattcagaaaatactggaaagCAAACTATAGTCAGATGAAAGGATAGTTTTAAAATCTAGTAATTTCTTTAGAAGAGAATGTTAAGGAAAGGCCTGactaatttctttcatttgctaTATTTACTTTGGGGCCACAGCAATTAGCACTCCTAAATCCTGAGCATGATTGCCATGAATGTTCTGCACCACTGTGCCCTACCTCTTGACAGTTCATCTACCACTGTTGAGAGCATGAGTTCAACAAGGTACCAGTAGCAGAGGCTGAGCACTGAACTGGGTCTGCAAACAGAACATTAACTTCACTACTTCAGGTAGATTTGAGCAATTTAAGGATGGCAGTGCAAAAGAGCTACACTCAAAATGCCTACCGGCATTACTGTTATGTTTTGTGCTTAAAATCATTCTGAGACTATGACCAAAATAGGCACAACACAATGGGAAAAATTCCCTCAAAGTTCTTAAGCGATAGTCAGGAAGCAAACTagatacaaaatataaaattttagaattgaattgaagctttttttcccctatttaaaatagaagcaaGCAGCTAGCGGCCCTCAGAATGGTGCAGTAGGTCCTAAAAGCTGCAGAAGACGATGGGGTCAGACTTTGGTAAAGGCTATGGATAGCTGGGATGACTTGGATGACACTGAATTTGGAATGTCATGTTCAAAGAAGCCTAGCATTGCactgttaaaagaaaagaaaaacaaggaatgTCTCTTCAGGTAAGTCCTATAATTataaaatcacaatttttttagTAAATAACGTCTAGTAGCTTCATAGATTGATTAAGACTAATCTGCTAAATTTTAAGTCACCAGAATTCTGCAAGAATGCAAAGAGCTGTACGAGCAAACCAGCTTTGGGTGTGGTGTTGATACAGTGCCAGTAATATCCAAGATGAATCAAATTTGTTTTCAGGCACTGTACAGTTTAGGTGTTTGTTGTGTTATTAAGAAACTATGTGTTTTACTGAAATCAGACATACCAACTTCATTTCCGTTGTTGGTTAAGTTTGGTACTAAGTTCTGCCACAGTTATCCACATTTGCTTTTATTCCATAGTGTTGGATACACGTTTTTCTTCCAAGTCCCAGGTCAAACTCTCATGAGGTATGAGATTTGGCTGTTACTTTGTGGGAATAAATTCTATTGATAAAAGTAGCATAAGAGAAGAGCACTGTACTCTTCAGGCTAGGGTCAGCTTGTGGTATTCTGAGCTGGAGTTGTTGGTCACATTGTTTgcacattttgatttttcagtgtgCCAGAACCAAAAGCTTCATACTGTATCCAGccaggagaggaaaataagGTTCTGATGACAAGTGATTCTGGAAGATCAAATACATCAGCAAAACAGTACTATCTAAGACAATCAAGATATCTACCTGGTAAGGGTAAAAGTCAATACATATGCAAAATACAAGCTGTGAACAATCTACGTACAGTACATTTAAACTTTAGATTTCACACTggataattttgtttttcataaccAGGCTAAATTTTCAAGTTTTGGACTAAATGCCTTTCCCGGAACATATCTCATCACAACTGATTACAGAAGTTCCTGGCTATGTAAACATGGAAGGGAGCTCAACACTGCTTGTACACCATAAAAGTTCACAGGCCTTCTTATGACCAGTAACATGTAAAACCCTCAGTAATATGAATGCAACATCTCTCGGACTCCTAGGAATATATCCTAATTGACCCATAAGCAAGTGTATCTGAGGACTAAAGAAACTACATATAGTGCATAGTTCTCAGTTTTGCAGAGTCaggaggtttgggggttttttaacttAAAGTTCTGATAAGCACAGTTAGCCTTCTTGGTAGGAAGTGCTTAGAATTATTAGCCCCTCAATTCACACACTCGCTTCCCTTCCCAAGGCAGTCatcctctttaaaaataaatagatagcTTAGTCTAAATCTGGTGATTTTATCaggaaaataatatgaaatgaTGTAATTGCTAGGAATAAgaatgggaaggaggagagagaaaagggaatgtTTCCTTCAGTTAGTATCTGAATATAGTCTATAATCAAATGATTTCCTTGGTGTCTCAGTATCTTTTCTTTATTACCATGATGGTTTGCACAATTACAGTATGTGTATTGTGACTTCTACTGTAATCCACGTATGAGAATTTACGTGCCTCACAGAGAATTCCCGATTGTCAGgcaagttgttttgttttgttactaaTTTCTCAGGAATTCATTAGGCTAGTAATGACTTCTGAATATGAAATCACTTCTTGAATGTTAAATATAGGATGCCCAGAGACTCAACATTTTAagtccaaaagaaaaacagggaaaaaaaaagggggggggggggggggggaggttccCTAGCTAAAGGTAACACAAATGGGAAGTTCATCTgtatttcttatcttttttttaagcatgcttCTAAtgtctttctggttttagtaGAGTTTTCAATGAGAAAGGCATAGgtgtaaaaaataattaatttcagcaCTTAAGAGAATAATAGCTCCAAGGAGCATATTTGTTATTTATCCatattactttatttctgttaCCACTAGATCTAGGAGCTGCTTTCGTGCTGTTCAATCCCATTAACTCTTGTAATGCTCGTAACATGCTGAAGTAACAAGAACCTCTTTGTCCTGCTTTCTAACTTATCCCTTGAagaaatagtttattttcaGCCTTGAGAACCCTAGTTTTTGATAGGTATTGTTAATTTGTGTTAATTGTTTGAGAGTCAAAAATATC
The genomic region above belongs to Buteo buteo chromosome 20, bButBut1.hap1.1, whole genome shotgun sequence and contains:
- the MAK gene encoding serine/threonine-protein kinase MAK isoform X1 gives rise to the protein MNRYTIMKQLGDGTYGSVLMGKSNESGELVAIKRMCNLGTKRMKRKFYSWDECMNLREVKSLKKLNHANVIKLKEVIRENDHLYFVFEYMKENLYQLMKDRNKLFPESVIRNMMYQILQGLAFIHKHGFFHRDMKPENLLCIGPELVKIADFGLARELRSQPPYTDYVSTRWYRAPEVLLRSSIYSSPIDMWAVGSIMAELYTLRPLFPGTSEVDEIFKICQVLGTPKKSDWPEGYHLASAMNFRFPQCVPISLKTLIPNASNEAIQLMSDMLNWNPKKRPTASQALKYPYFQVGQVLGPPPQYLEKQMPIKPVQPTEPKPALPKLEAISKPEPLSSPDVPDKTQPQPLSKVNHQPLQQIQLPQNTANQQVPKQQQQQQAQPFFPAINKISSPKQAASGPQNGAVGPKSCRRRWGQTLVKAMDSWDDLDDTEFGMSCSKKPSIALLKEKKNKECLFSVPEPKASYCIQPGEENKVLMTSDSGRSNTSAKQYYLRQSRYLPGVNPKSVSLAAVNREASHGTWNNHFFPKPLAHTGGGVTFNRNTTDENLIIPIEKLSCKERLNEKLEDPKGNPGIVSGATYNPSGVYIPSFHKKEVGSAGQRIQLAPLGAPVSDYSWKTKAARAQLPGPTFNSAAKNMSILTRPPTIQPVHGRTDWVAKYGGNR
- the MAK gene encoding serine/threonine-protein kinase MAK isoform X2 is translated as MNRYTIMKQLGDGTYGSVLMGKSNESGELVAIKRMKRKFYSWDECMNLREVKSLKKLNHANVIKLKEVIRENDHLYFVFEYMKENLYQLMKDRNKLFPESVIRNMMYQILQGLAFIHKHGFFHRDMKPENLLCIGPELVKIADFGLARELRSQPPYTDYVSTRWYRAPEVLLRSSIYSSPIDMWAVGSIMAELYTLRPLFPGTSEVDEIFKICQVLGTPKKSDWPEGYHLASAMNFRFPQCVPISLKTLIPNASNEAIQLMSDMLNWNPKKRPTASQALKYPYFQVGQVLGPPPQYLEKQMPIKPVQPTEPKPALPKLEAISKPEPLSSPDVPDKTQPQPLSKVNHQPLQQIQLPQNTANQQVPKQQQQQQAQPFFPAINKISSPKQAASGPQNGAVGPKSCRRRWGQTLVKAMDSWDDLDDTEFGMSCSKKPSIALLKEKKNKECLFSVPEPKASYCIQPGEENKVLMTSDSGRSNTSAKQYYLRQSRYLPGVNPKSVSLAAVNREASHGTWNNHFFPKPLAHTGGGVTFNRNTTDENLIIPIEKLSCKERLNEKLEDPKGNPGIVSGATYNPSGVYIPSFHKKEVGSAGQRIQLAPLGAPVSDYSWKTKAARAQLPGPTFNSAAKNMSILTRPPTIQPVHGRTDWVAKYGGNR
- the MAK gene encoding serine/threonine-protein kinase MAK isoform X5 — protein: MNRYTIMKQLGDGTYGSVLMGKSNESGELVAIKRMKRKFYSWDECMNLREVKSLKKLNHANVIKLKEVIRENDHLYFVFEYMKENLYQLMKDRNKLFPESVIRNMMYQILQGLAFIHKHGFFHRDMKPENLLCIGPELVKIADFGLARELRSQPPYTDYVSTRWYRAPEVLLRSSIYSSPIDMWAVGSIMAELYTLRPLFPGTSEVDEIFKICQVLGTPKKSDWPEGYHLASAMNFRFPQCVPISLKTLIPNASNEAIQLMSDMLNWNPKKRPTASQALKYPYFQVGQVLGPPPQYLEKQMPIKPVQPTEPKPALPKLEAISKPEPLSSPDVPDKTQPQPLSKVNHQPLQQIQLPQNTANQQVPKQQQQQQAQPFFPAINKISSPKQAASGPQNGAVGPKSCRRRWGQTLVKAMDSWDDLDDTEFGMSCSKKPSIALLKEKKNKECLFSVPEPKASYCIQPGEENKVLMTSDSGRSNTSAKQYYLRQSRYLPGVNPKSVSLAAVNREASHGTWNNHFFPKPLAHTGGGVTFNRNTTGNPGIVSGATYNPSGVYIPSFHKKEVGSAGQRIQLAPLGAPVSDYSWKTKAARAQLPGPTFNSAAKNMSILTRPPTIQPVHGRTDWVAKYGGNR
- the MAK gene encoding serine/threonine-protein kinase MAK isoform X4; this translates as MMYQILQGLAFIHKHGFFHRDMKPENLLCIGPELVKIADFGLARELRSQPPYTDYVSTRWYRAPEVLLRSSIYSSPIDMWAVGSIMAELYTLRPLFPGTSEVDEIFKICQVLGTPKKSDWPEGYHLASAMNFRFPQCVPISLKTLIPNASNEAIQLMSDMLNWNPKKRPTASQALKYPYFQVGQVLGPPPQYLEKQMPIKPVQPTEPKPALPKLEAISKPEPLSSPDVPDKTQPQPLSKVNHQPLQQIQLPQNTANQQVPKQQQQQQAQPFFPAINKISSPKQAASGPQNGAVGPKSCRRRWGQTLVKAMDSWDDLDDTEFGMSCSKKPSIALLKEKKNKECLFSVPEPKASYCIQPGEENKVLMTSDSGRSNTSAKQYYLRQSRYLPGVNPKSVSLAAVNREASHGTWNNHFFPKPLAHTGGGVTFNRNTTDENLIIPIEKLSCKERLNEKLEDPKGNPGIVSGATYNPSGVYIPSFHKKEVGSAGQRIQLAPLGAPVSDYSWKTKAARAQLPGPTFNSAAKNMSILTRPPTIQPVHGRTDWVAKYGGNR
- the MAK gene encoding serine/threonine-protein kinase MAK isoform X3, with the translated sequence MNRYTIMKQLGDGTYGSVLMGKSNESGELVAIKRMCNLGTKRMKRKFYSWDECMNLREVKSLKKLNHANVIKLKEVIRENDHLYFVFEYMKENLYQLMKDSPTDANRSCCTCLSEGFFHRDMKPENLLCIGPELVKIADFGLARELRSQPPYTDYVSTRWYRAPEVLLRSSIYSSPIDMWAVGSIMAELYTLRPLFPGTSEVDEIFKICQVLGTPKKSDWPEGYHLASAMNFRFPQCVPISLKTLIPNASNEAIQLMSDMLNWNPKKRPTASQALKYPYFQVGQVLGPPPQYLEKQMPIKPVQPTEPKPALPKLEAISKPEPLSSPDVPDKTQPQPLSKVNHQPLQQIQLPQNTANQQVPKQQQQQQAQPFFPAINKISSPKQAASGPQNGAVGPKSCRRRWGQTLVKAMDSWDDLDDTEFGMSCSKKPSIALLKEKKNKECLFSVPEPKASYCIQPGEENKVLMTSDSGRSNTSAKQYYLRQSRYLPGVNPKSVSLAAVNREASHGTWNNHFFPKPLAHTGGGVTFNRNTTDENLIIPIEKLSCKERLNEKLEDPKGNPGIVSGATYNPSGVYIPSFHKKEVGSAGQRIQLAPLGAPVSDYSWKTKAARAQLPGPTFNSAAKNMSILTRPPTIQPVHGRTDWVAKYGGNR